The following proteins come from a genomic window of Salvia hispanica cultivar TCC Black 2014 chromosome 4, UniMelb_Shisp_WGS_1.0, whole genome shotgun sequence:
- the LOC125222679 gene encoding LOW QUALITY PROTEIN: probable methyltransferase PMT14 (The sequence of the model RefSeq protein was modified relative to this genomic sequence to represent the inferred CDS: deleted 2 bases in 1 codon), which translates to MAPKVHSSVNKVRSRLSIVVVIALCSFFYLLGVWQRSGFGKGDGYAIEMNKQQANCNVSPSLDFESHHKYVASIQSSEPKAKVFKPCDAKFTDYTPCQEQERAMRFPRENMIYRERHCPPQEEKLRCLIPAPNGYTSPFPWPKSRDYVYYANVPFKSLTVEKANQNWVEYQGNVFKFPGGGTMFPQGADAYIDELARVIPIADGTVRTALDTGCGVASWGAYMLKRNVLTMSFAPRDNHEAQVQFALERGVPAIIGVLGSIKLPYPARSFDMAQCSRCLIQWASNGITQTRNMDGMYLKEVDRVLRPGGYWVLSGPPINWKTYYKTWKRTKEDLKAEQTSIEDLAKSLCWEKKYEKGDIAIFRKKINAKSCKRKSTNYCSKASDTDDLWYKKMETCVTPFPEVESPNEVAGGELKKFPARLYAVPPRVRNGEVPGVTSESYEQDNKLWKKHVVAYKRIVRLLGTTRYRNIMDMNAGLGGFAAALESSKVWVMNAVPIIAEKTLGVVYERGLIGMYHDWCEGFSTYPRTYDLIHASGLFKLYQDKCEFEDILLEMDRILRPEGVVIVRDEVDVINKVMKIAGGMRWDIKMVDHEDGPLVPEKILVAVKQYWVASNSTSTDQ; encoded by the exons ATGGCACCAAAGGTTCATTCTTCGGTCAATAAAGTGAGAAGCCGGCTCTCCATAGTCGTTGTCATCGCTCTGTGTAGTTTCTTTTACTTGTTGGGAGTGTGGCAGAGGAGTGGCTTTGGTAAAGGCGATGGTTATGCTATAGAGATGAATAAGCAGCAGGCAAACTGCAATGTCTCTCCGTCTCTGGACTTCGAGAGCCATCATAAGTATGTGGCTTCCATCCAATCATCTGAGCCCAAAGCCAAAGTTTTCAAGCCATGTGATGCTAAGTTCACTGACTACACTCCTTGCCAAGAGCAAGAACGGGCCATGAGATTCCCTAGGGAAAATATGATCTATCGAGAAAGGCATTGCCCACCACAGGAAGAAAAACTGCGCTGCTTGATCCCAGCGCCCAATGGCTATACAAGTCCTTTCCCTTGGCCAAAGAGCCGTGACTACGTTTATTATGCTAATGTCCCTTTTAAAAGCTTGACGGTTGAGAAGGCTAACCAGAACTGGGTTGAGTATCAGGGTAATGTATTCAAATTTCCAGGAGGCGGGACGATGTTTCCTCAAGGGGCGGATGCGTATATTGATGAGCTTGCACGAGTCATTCCAATAGCTGACGGCACAGTCAGAACAGCTCTGGATACTGGTTGCGGA GTTGCTAGCTGGGGTGCTTATatgctgaaaagaaatgtgCTGACAATGTCGTTTGCACCAAGGGACAACCATGAGGCGCAGGTGCAATTCGCATTGGAGCGAGGCGTGCCTGCAATCATTGGGGTGCTTGGATCCATAAAACTTCCTTACCCGGCCAGATCATTTGATATGGCACAATGTTCGAGGTGCTTAATACAATGGGCTTCCAACGGTATTACACAAACCAGGAATATG GATGGCATGTACTTGAAGGAAGTTGATCGAGTGCTTAGACCTGGGGGATACTGGGTCTTGTCTGGTCCTCCGATCAATTGGAAGACATATTATAAGACGTGGAAGAGGACAAAAGAAGATTTAAAGGCCGAACAGACGAGCATAGAAGATTTGGCTAAGAGCCTTTGCTGGGAAAAGAAGTATGAGAAGGGAGATATTGCTATCTTTAGGAAGAAGATCAATGCAAAGTCttgcaaaagaaaatcaaCTAACTATTGTAGTAAAGCCTCAGATACCGACGACTTATG GTATAAGAAAATGGAGACATGTGTAACACCCTTCCCGGAGGTGGAGAGTCCTAATGAAGTAGCAGGAGGAGAGTTGAAGAAGTTTCCAGCTCGGCTTTATGCTGTTCCACCTCGTGTACGAAATGGTGAGGTTCCCGGGGTCACATCCGAATCTTACGAACAGGACAACAAACTTTGGAAAAAGCACGTTGTAGCTTACAAAAGGATTGTTAGATTGCTCGGCACCACAAGATATAGAAACATTATGGATATGAATGCTGGGCTTGGAGGTTTTGCAGCAGCCTTGGAGTCATCGAAAGTTTGGGTGATGAATGCTGTTCCCATAATCGCTGAAAAAACCCTGGGGGTCGTTTATGAGAGAGGATTGATCGGCATGTATCATGATTG GTGTGAAGGGTTCTCGACATATCCAAGAACATATGACCTCATTCACGCCAGTGGcttattcaaattatatcaAGACAA GTGTGAATTTGAAGACATACTCCTTGAAATGGACCGTATTTTAAGGCCAGAAGGGGTGGTGATCGTGCGGGATGAAGTGGATGTGATAAACAAGGTGATGAAGATTGCCGGAGGGATGAGGTGGGATATAAAAATGGTGGATCATGAAGACGGCCCTCTCGTCCCTGAGAAAATACTGGTTGCAGTGAAGCAATATTGGGTGGCCTCCAATTCCACTTCTACTGATCAATGA
- the LOC125218330 gene encoding chlorophyllase-1-like — protein sequence MQLCNEKSVFEAGNLAVKMMKVKKSDASQPLVELLVVAPEAQGRYPVVLFCHGYCTQTSWYSQLLRHISSHGYILVAPKLYQWLVICTKDETKTAANVTKWLPEGLEACLPEDVKPDLSKTAVMGHSRGGRTAFALALGHRHAFKALVGLDPVAGPTPPAWVEPRILSHVPRSLDVGMPVAVVGTGLGSRGKGGGIIPPLAPDGCNHSEFFNESRPPCCYFLAKEYGHCDVLDEEGMGLGMVCRRGKGCKEKMRRGVGGVVVSFLHAYLRGDCRILDGVVAAPDVAPILLDPVIYVKE from the exons ATGCAACTTTGTAACGAAAAGAGTGTGTTCGAGGCCGGAAATCTGGCCGTCAAAATGATGAAAGTGAAGAAATCAGATGCTTCTCAGCCGCTGGTTGAGCTGCTTGTGGTGGCGCCAGAAGCACAAGGCCGATACCCGGTTGTGCTCTTCTGCCATGGCTACTGCACTCAAACTAGTTGGTATTCTCAACTCCTGCGCCATATCTCGTCCCATGGATACATACTTGTCGCACCTAAG TTGTACCAATGGCTGGTGATTTGCACGAAGGACGAGACGAAGACGGCCGCAAACGTGACAAAGTGGCTACCGGAAGGCCTCGAAGCGTGCCTACCCGAAGACGTGAAGCCCGACCTCTCCAAAACAGCCGTAATGGGGCACAGCCGAGGTGGCAGGACAGCGTTCGCCCTAGCACTCGGCCACCGCCATGCCTTCAAGGCACTGGTGGGGCTCGACCCAGTGGCGGGCCCCACTCCCCCAGCGTGGGTCGAGCCCCGCATCCTGTCCCACGTCCCGAGGTCCCTGGACGTGGGGATGCCCGTGGCCGTGGTGGGCACGGGCTTGGGCAGCAGGGGCAAGGGCGGTGGCATCATCCCGCCCCTCGCCCCGGACGGATGCAATCACTCGGAGTTTTTCAACGAGAGCAGGCCGCCGTGTTGCTACTTTCTGGCGAAGGAGTATGGGCACTGCGATGTGTTGGATGAGGAGGGAATGGGGCTGGGGATGGTGTGTAGGAGAGGGAAGGGGTGCAAGGAGAAGATGAGGAGAGGTGTTGGAGGGGTAGTTGTGTCATTTCTACATGCTTATTTGAGAGGGGATTGCCGGATTCTTGACGGCGTCGTGGCGGCGCCGGATGTTGCTCCTATACTTCTCGATCCGGTTATTTATGTCAAGGAATGA